Genomic window (Arachis hypogaea cultivar Tifrunner chromosome 13, arahy.Tifrunner.gnm2.J5K5, whole genome shotgun sequence):
GTTCAGGAGCTGCTGAGTCGGTGTTCCGTGGCGCcgtctcagcttcatccgaatagTTGGGCAGCCGTTCGAACTTTTGAGCTTGTGTGTCAGTATCTTGATCTCCCGGTTTCTGTTCctgtcttcctttttcttttcttatgtaCTCTTCCGTCTAAGGAGGGGAAGCATAAGAAAGGGTATATGTCGTTCCGGGCTCAGCCTCATCGCcgtatttttggtttgtttgaagACTCTTTTCATGGTTTTAAGAGAGAGTACTTTAAGGTGCGCCCCGTTCAGGGGCATCATCCATTTTGGTTGTCGTTAGAGGGCGTGCGCCGGTTTCCGACCTATTGGAATTTTCGTGCCGGGCCATCGGTTTTGACTAAGGTTACTTATGATGGTTTGTCTCCCGAGGATAAGGACATTGCCAGTGTCTTGTGGCATTTGTTTGGCGAGCGCCCGTTAAATCCTCGAGACGTCATGGGGGATCCTGAGGCTTGTCGGACGTATATTGGTGTGTGACTGTCTCTTTTTCGGTTTTCATGTTTGTTTTCCCGCTTTTGtaacttgatttttctttggtttctttcagttgagatggctggtggtTTGACTTCCCTGGCGCGGCTGAAGGCGGCGATGGGTCGGGAGGAGGGATCGCCGTCTCCTGCTACCCCTGTCTCTAATCCCGCCGTGGACTCTCAGGCTGTTTCTCAGGAGGTGGTTTCGTCGGGGGTGAGGGCCGACGCTCGGGCTTCGCCTAGTCCCGTGAACTCGCCTGAAGTCGTTGTGGTCACGGCTGCCGAGGCTTCTCGGAAGAGAAAGAGGCCTAAGGAACCTAGCAGCGAGACTTTTGAGGAGGAGGGTGCTGTGCCCAGTGTGATGGATCGACGTTTTGATGCTTCGGGGTTCATAGATCAGCACTTGATGCCTGGCACAGAGCCATTTTTTGATGATTTTGATGTTTCGTTCCAGGCTAAGTCGGTGTATCGTGCCCTCCTCCGATCTGCTATTGTTGTTCGGAAGGCTGAGCCCGTGATGGCTCAGGTCGGTTTGTTGGACAAGAAGCTCCGTCATTCGCAAGCTGAGGTGGCTAAGTTGAAAGAGCAGCTCGAGGCTACCGAGGTAGCGAGGGAGAAGGCAGTGAAGTCTTCCGAGGAAGCCGGGACGGAGATCCTCCTTCTTTCCGAGGTCGAGACTTCGCTTCTTTCCCAACTGGGCGAGGAGCGGCAACGGGCTTCCGACGCGGGTTCTCAGGCTGCCGTGCTTCTTGGCGAGCTGGAAGTTTTAAAGGCCGAAGTTGCTGCCCTGAAGAAAGAGAAGACGGAGTTGTTGGCTGATACTAAGGGTGCGATCGTTGCCACCGAGGAGACGATGAGGGCTCAGGCTTGGGTGTTGGCTCCGGGTGCGGACGTGTCTGTGATGGGGGCTTTCAAGGCCGTCCGTGATGGCCGAATTGTTGACCTTGAGTAGTTTTATATCTTGTAATTTTAGTTTGCTTTGAACTTAGTCTTTGTTTTGGATATTTGGTCGGCCGTGGGCCGTGTATTTGGTATGTTTTGAACTCTGGGTTGTGCCATTGCGGCCGCTTATAACTTGCTTTCTTTTTAATGACTCGTGTGGCCGTTCAGGCCTTATGTTTATTTTGAGCCGTTATGTCTTTAAGCCGTCGTGACTTAGGACCTTTAGTAGGCCGCTTAGTGTTTAGGGATATCCGTTTGTCAGGCCCCGAGGGTGATCAGTTCTCGGTGTTTGTGGCTGTGTTTCTATTCCGTTTTGGGAGGTAGAAGGGGGAAGGGTAGAACAtagtggaattttatttgggcctcgttaaaaccctccgtgATGACAGGAAAGAGTACCCgagtttaatactttaatttaaacaaggaaaacaaaTGTAGTAAAGAGGTAAAATCTGagtaaaaggaaattaaaaaagaCAAGGGGGACCTATGGCGGTCAACCTAAGTGTAGTAGCGTCACAAATTGGCGGCGTTCCATGTTCTCGAAATTTCGTCGCCGTTGAGTCGTTCGAGCTTGTACGCTCCCCTTCCAATTGCGGCTTTgattctgtatggtccttcccagttggggGTGAGTTTTTCTTCCCCTGGGGTCGGGGCTTTGATGTCGTTTCGTCGTAGAACGAGGTCGTCAGGCGCGAATTCTCGTTTGATGACGCCGTGGTTGTACCTTAAGCTGATTCTTTGTTTAAGGGCTAGCTCCCTGACATGGGCTATGCTTCTTTCTTTGTCAATGAGGTCTCGTTCCGCTTCCTCGTCGTTACCTCCGACCGTTTTCCTTGGGCTTGGGTCTCCTATTTCTACTGGGACGACGGCCTCCCCTCCGTATGTTAATCGGAAAGGGGTTTCCCCTGTGGTCGTTTGGGGAGTGGTTCGGTATGACCATAGAACCGATCCGAGTTTGTCGGCCCATagtcctttggcttcgtcgagcTGTTTCTTGAGTCCTTTGATGATTATTTTGTTTGCGAATTTCACCTGTtcgtttgtttgggggtgttctaccgagctgaAGTGGTGGGTTATACGTAGTCCTTCTAGGAATTCTCTGAATTTTTTGTCAACAAATTgggttccgttgtccgagatgacgatCTCGGGGATCCCAAATCGGGTGATGATCTGTCGCCAGAGGAATTTTTGGCATTGGGTTGCCGTGATGGAGGCCAGGGGTTCGACCTCAATCCACTTGGTGTAATAATCTATGGCGACAATGAGATATCGGAGTTGACCGGGTGCCGTAGGAAAGGGTCCGACCAGGTCGATCCCCCAGGTGCCGAATGGCCGCTCTGCCGATATGATGCTGAGCTGGTGTGGGGCGGCCTGGTGAATgttggcgtgcctttggcatttaTCGCAGTTCTTTACTAACTGCATGGAGTCCCGGATAACCGTGGGCCAGAAGTAGCCGGCCCGGATGATTTTCTGGGCAAGGGGTTGCGAGAATCCGCGTTTGTATAGTTGTCCTGCGATGACTGTGTAGTTGGCGGCTTTCTTTTTTGTCCATTTTTCCTCCTTGGGGTCTTCAGGTAGCGTTCCGTTGAGGAGGTATTGTAGGATAGGGTAGGTCCATGATCCTTGGCTGGGGAGTGTCAGGTAAGCACTAGCCGTTGTTGATATGGATGGTGATTTAACGACTTCCTGAATTAGCGATTTATTGCCgtgtcctggtttggtgctggctagtttggaGAGGATATCTGCTCTTGTATTTTGTTCTCTGGGAACGTGCCGTATGGTGACGCGATCGAACCCTTCTTTCAGTTTGTTTACCTTAGCGAGGTATTGTTGGAGTAAAGGGTCTCGCGTTTGGTAGTCTCCGTTGATTTGGGAGCTGACTACCTGGGAATCGGTGTTTACTTCCAGGATTTTTGCTCCGACGTCCTTGGCTAGGGCTAGGCCCGCTAGGAGGGCCTCATATTGTGCTTGATTATTAGAGACTGGGAATTCGTATCGTACTGACTGTTCGATTATGACCCCGGCGCCTCCGGAGGTGGCGTTTGACGAGCCGTCGACGTGCAGCTTCCATGACTCGGGAGCTTGGTTTCCCGGAGTCATTtcggcgatgaagtcggccatggCTTGCGCTTTGATTGCGTTTCGGGGTTCGAACTTGATTTCGAATTGGGACAGCTCGATGGACCAAGCTAGCATTCTTCCTGCTAGGTCAGGTTTTTGTAGCACCTGTTTGACCGCTTGGTCGGTCCGGACCGTCACGGGATGGGCCTGAAAATATTGCCGTAAGTGTTGGGAGGCCATGAGGAGCGCGAAAGCTAGCTTTTCCAGGCGTGAGTACCGAGTTTCCGTGTCTTGTAGGACTTTGCTTATGAATTAGATGggtttttgttctttcttctcATTTTCGCGGATAAGTGCTGCTGCGAGTGCTtcttccgttatggagaggtataGGTAGAGGGTCTCCCCTGTTTGGGGTTTGGCGAGAACTGGTGGTTCCGCTAGTACTCTTTTGAAGTGTTGGAATGCCTCTTCACAttttgcttcccatctgaaggggGTTCCTTTCTTCATCAGTTTGAAGAACGGGATTGCTTTTTGTGCTGATGCTCCGAGGAAACGGGATAACACCGTGAGTCGACCGGTGAGCTTCTGGATGTCGTGGAGGTTTTTTGGGCTTGTCATCTCAAGGACGGCACGACATTTTtccgggtttgcttcaactcCGCGTTGGGTGATCATAAAGCCGAGGAACTTCCCTGCCTCCATTCCGAAGGCGCATTTTGTCAGGTTGAGTCGCATATGGTGCTTTCGCAGGGTGTTCATTATGACCTTGAGGTCGCTTATGAGTTGTTCGCCGGATTCAGTTTtggcgagcatgtcgtctatgtagacttctaaCTTTGTTCCGGAAAGGTTCTGGAATATTTTGTTGACGAGCCGTTGGAACGTGGCTCCTGCGTTCTTTAGGCCGAAGGGCATGACTGTGTAGCAGTATGTCCCATCGGGGGtgatgaatgctgttttctcctcGTCGGGTTGGTGCATAGGTATTTGATTATAGccggagtatgcgtccatgaagctgaggtaccGATGTCCGGATGCGGCGTCTACCAATCCGTCGATGTTTGGCAGGGGAGAGgcgtcttttgggcaggctttgttgagg
Coding sequences:
- the LOC140177717 gene encoding uncharacterized protein, which translates into the protein MASQHLRQYFQAHPVTVRTDQAVKQVLQKPDLAGRMLAWSIELSQFEIKFEPRNAIKAQAMADFIAEMTPGNQAPESWKLHVDGSSNATSGGAGVIIEQSVRYEFPVSNNQAQYEALLAGLALAKDVGAKILEVNTDSQVVSSQINGDYQTRDPLLQQYLAKVNKLKEGFDRVTIRHVPREQNTRADILSKLASTKPGHGNKSLIQEVVKSPSISTTASAYLTLPSQGSWTYPILQYLLNGTLPEDPKEEKWTKKKAANYTVIAGQLYKRGFSQPLAQKIIRAGYFWPTVIRDSMQLVKNCDKCQRHANIHQAAPHQLSIISAERPFGTWGIDLVGPFPTAPGQLRYLIVAIDYYTKWIEVEPLASITATQCQKFLWRQIITRFGIPEIVISDNGTQFVDKKFREFLEGLRITHHFSSVEHPQTNEQVKFANKIIIKGLKKQLDEAKGLWADKLGSVLWSYRTTPQTTTGETPFRLTYGGEAVVPVEIGDPSPRKTVGGNDEEAERDLIDKERSIAHVRELALKQRISLRYNHGVIKREFAPDDLVLRRNDIKAPTPGEEKLTPNWEGPYRIKAAIGRGAYKLERLNGDEISRTWNAANL